One stretch of Podospora bellae-mahoneyi strain CBS 112042 chromosome 2, whole genome shotgun sequence DNA includes these proteins:
- a CDS encoding hypothetical protein (COG:S; EggNog:ENOG503NVFT): protein MAAVTRRKKTIGQRRRIEDDGDEEAGPGLDLDDDSLTDPSSDEHDPADDSDTSNVDEVSPRLLSARKALGNGSAKRVYRHKPDVVVSKDSATKKPEPVIAGADVMLEGLTLGDKENRAEELEFDDIKTDTKPATAPSVKDSAPVIVSSTSIPGQQPRTSLQEQKRREHDEYRKKRDEDPTFVPNRGNFFLHDHRHAGPAANGFRPYSRQQLRGRGGGRAGAFGREFIPMNPFQNPSDPTTRGPWQHDMHEQVAEHPPPAPYRPSRYRPDPEGPANGNGVIPYAPAPESPINRNMSSEKVLGTVTVRVYLPNVFDGPKLFPGLVLKAYTKLPDHRPPLRRDKPVRISLPYHSAPVMPRYIYPNPDRSFIFIPRALRPNQQRTRGKGPRSIMGSGPFSRRTSVWGGSIYGSIYSPSVAMSRRSSIAHDMGRDFMLSPTGSAISRPPLPADANKPVVRLPPFAQAQAPAPIMQAPAPAPAPALASQPAQPDGAEKVGPSAESSINALPQPQTHPLPQRPAFQENKPNSIPMHQPRPQKAVSIDNIESPVRQNANAPAPYQQAFLHQVPPQIPNGFPPDVHARHPSYQSQLSATPLSQIPERAIHAAPFQPNTFGQPGYYAQPYPGMQPQQGYYYPQGYPPANMAPNANAPSFVPAGPPAPAPMNYAASAQGDVPSAQAPGQAPTPNLVTQEVNGTVYYFNANDIPSVPGYAPFPPAQPFAPGMVPGPDAYYYQQPTPGMVYYPQ from the exons ATGGCTGCGGTAACCCGACGGAAAAAAACCATCGGTCAACGTCGTCGTATCGAGGATGACGGAGACGAAGAGGCCGGCCCTGGCCTTGACCTCGACGATGACTCCCTCACGGACCCATCGAGCGACGAGCACGACCCCGCCGACGATAGTGACACCAGCAACGTCGATGAAGTGTCGCCGAGGCTGTTGAGTGCTCGCAAGGCACTGGGTAACGGGTCCGCTAAACGTGTATATCGCCATAAACCAGATGTTGTTGTTAGCAAGGACAGCGCTACCAAGAAGCCTGAGCCCGTCATCGCCGGCGCGGATGTCATGCTGGAGGGCCTGACCTTGGGCGACAAGGAAAACAGAGCAGAGGAACTGGAGTTTGACGACATAAAGACAGATACGAAGCCTGCCACGGCCCCCTCTGTGAAGGATTCGGCGCCGGTCATAGTGAGCTCGACTTCGATTCCAGGTCAACAGCCGCGGACTTCGCTGCAAGAACAGAAGCGGCGGGAGCATGATGAATAtaggaagaaaagggatgAGGATCCAACCTTTGTACCCAACAGGGGCAACTTCTTCTTGCACGACCATCGTCATGCCGGTCCAGCTGCCAATGGGTTCCGTCCATACTCCCGTCAGCAATTGCGtggccggggaggaggtcgtgCGGGGGCATTCGGTAGAGAGTTCATTCCTATGAA CCCTTTCCAAAACCCCTCTGATCCCACCACACGAGGACCTTGGCAGCATGATATGCATGAACAGGTTGCCGAGCACCCTCCGCCAGCGCCCTACCGGCCATCACGCTACCGTCCAGACCCTGAAGGGCCTGCCAATGGCAATGGTGTGATTCCATACGCGCCAGCGCCAGAGAGTCCTATCAACCGTAACATGTCATCAGAGAAAGTCTTGGGCACGGTAACTGTCCGGGTGTACCTCCCAAATGTTTTTGATGGGCCCAAGTTGTTTCCTGGTCTAGTGCTGAAGGCCTACACCAAGTTGCCCGACCACCGGCCCCCCCTTCGCCGAGACAAACCCGTTCGAATCTCGCTGCCGTACCATTCCGCGCCGGTTATGCCTCGCTATATATATCCAAACCCAGATCGatccttcatcttcatcccaAGGGCGCTGCGGCCTAACCAGCAGCGGACCCGGGGCAAAGGTCCTCGATCGATCATGGGATCTGGGCCATTTTCTCGGAGAACAAGTGTATGGGGAGGGAGCATATATGGAAGCATATACTCACCCAGCGTTGCGATGAGTCGTCGTTCTTCCATTGCGCATGATATGGGACGTGATTTCATGCTTTCGCCCACTGGATCTGCGATCTCGAGACCGCCTCTGCCTGCTGATGCCAACAAACCTGTTGTACGACTGCCACCCTTTGCTCAGGCTCAGGCCCCGGCCCCCATCATGcaagctccagctccagctccagctccagctctAGCATCTCAGCCAGCACAACCGGATGGTGCTGAGAAGGTTGGTCCGTCTGCGGAGTCGTCTATCAACGCTCTGCCCCAGCCACAAAcgcaccctctcccccaaagGCCTGCTTTCCAAGAAAACAAGCCCAATTCGATCCCAATGCATCAGCCCCGTCCCCAGAAGGCAGTTTCTATCGACAACATCGAGTCTCCTGTTCGACAGAACGCCAATGCGCCTGCCCCGTATCAGCAAGCTTTCCTTCACCAGGTCCCGCCCCAGATACCTAATGGCTTTCCCCCGGACGTCCACGCCCGCCACCCTTCCTACCAGTCTCAGCTCTCGGCTACACCATTGTCACAAATCCCGGAGCGTGCGATTCATGCTGCTCCGTTCCAGCCAAACACGTTTGGCCAGCCCGGCTACTACGCTCAGCCATATCCTGGGATGCAGCCACAACAGGGTTACTACTACCCACAAGGCTATCCGCCCGCCAACATGGCGCCCAATGCCAACGCACCTAGTTTTGTGCCAGCAGGCCCACCAGCTCCGGCCCCCATGAACTACGCTGCATCGGCTCAGGGTGATGTTCCCAGTGCTCAGGCTCCTGGACAAGCACCGACCCCCAACCTGGTGACGCAGGAAGTCAATGGCACTGTTTATTACTTCAATGCCAACGACATTCCTTCTGTCCCCGGATATGCACCATTTCCTCCCGCTCAGCCGTTTGCTCCTGGCATGGTTCCTGGGCCTGACGCATATTATTACCAGCAGCCTACCCCCGGAATGGTCTACTATCCTCAGTAg
- a CDS encoding hypothetical protein (COG:S; EggNog:ENOG503NXK8) has product MASKVSSNLPSPPGETANGGNRRLGITVFSGGTAANNLVDLFNRIARPSSSSGTQTPTSSSASKTGSSNEVSRQRQLNYIIPISDNGGSSSELIRFVGGPSVGDIRSRLVRLIPTTPSNLASSSKETSSLRNLFEHRLSPDPIAARGQWADIVESRSLLWAYIPNEKKELIRSVLNILNAEIVKRARPPNVFNFAGASVGNMFLTGARLLTGSFEAGIYLLRMICEIGGWVRVLPAVNSNHTHHISAGWVNGETGERGVLTGQVAISHPSEPTSIPDEGLPPHHMEGGGGMGRLLEVDDDEGNMPGSLPVLRRQNLKFSKEEEDDLPGGQGTRIERVWYINLYGHEIMPKANPEVVRELREGTEVVVYSVGSLYTSIVPSLILREVGEAIEKVEGIRKKVLILNSKLDRETRGMDASGFIKAIWRACVESRRPEDVELLEWRRVVTHLVFIDPEMVEEREMRKNMPQVGVEFLEKLGIHCAPVQGRAVGEGKARMMRYDEEELRETLERIINM; this is encoded by the exons ATGGCTTCTAAGGTGAGCTCGAATTTGCCGTCGCCTCCTGGGGAGACTGCCAATGGCGGCAAcaggaggttggggatcACGGTATTTTCGGGAG gcacagcagccaacaaTCTAGTCGACCTCTTCAACAGAATCGCCCgcccatcatcctcttccggCACCCAgacccccacctcctcatccgccaGTAAAACTGGCTCCTCTAACGAAGTCAGCCGACAACGCCAGCTAAACTacatcatccccatctccgACAACGGCGGCTCATCCTCCGAACTCATCCGTTTTGTGGGGGGCCCCTCCGTAGGCGACATCCGCTCCCGCCTCGTCCGTCtcattcccaccaccccctccaacctcgcctcctcctccaaagaaacctcctccctccgcaACCTGTTTGAACACCGCCTCTCGCCCGACCCCATCGCCGCGAGGGGTCAGTGGGCCGATATCGTCGAGAGCCGCTCCCTACTATGGGCTTACATCCCAAACGAGAAAAAGGAGCTCATCCGTTCCGTGTTGAATATCCTGAATGCAGAAATCGTCAAGCGGGCAAGACCGCCAAATGTGTTCAACTTTGCCGGGGCGTCGGTGGGGAACATGTTCCTCACGGGAGCGAGGCTCTTGACGGGGAGTTTTGAGGCGGGGATTTACCTGCTGAGGATGATATGTgagattggggggtgggtgagggtgcTGCCGGCGGTGAACTCGAATCATACGCATCATATCAGTGCTGGGTGGGTTAAcggggagacgggggagaggggggtgttgacCGGGCAGGTGGCTATTAGTCACCCTAGTGAGCCGACTAGCATTCCTGATGAGGGGTTGCCGCCGCATCATatggaaggaggaggggggatggggaggttgttggaggttgatgatgatgaggggaaTATGCCGGGGAGTTTGCCTGTTTTGCGGAGGCAGAATTTGAAGTTTagcaaggaagaggaggacgattTACCGGGGGGACAGGGGACGAGGATCGAGAGGGTTTGGTATATTAATTTGTATGGGCATGAGATTATGCCAAAGGCTAAcccggaggtggtgagggagctgagggaggggaccgaggtggtggtgtataGTGTGGGGAGTTTGTACACGAGCATTGTGCCGAGTTTGATattgagggaggtgggggaggcgaTTGAGAAGGTTGAAGGGATTAGGAAGAAGGTGTTGATTTTGAATAGCAAGTTGGACAGGGAGACGAGGGGGATGGATGCGAGTGGGTTTATCAAGGCGATTTGGAGGGCTTGTGTGGAGAGTCGGAGGCCGGAGGATGTGGAATTGTtggagtggaggagggtggtaaCGCATTTGGTGTTTATTGATccggagatggtggaggagagggagatgaggaagaaTATGCCACAGGTTGGTGTGGAATTTTTGGAAAAGCTGGGGATTCACTGTGCTCCGGTTCAGGGGAGGGCAGTGGGAGAGGGTaaggcgaggatgatgaggtatgatgaggaggagttgagagAGACGTTGGAGAGGATTATCAATATGTGA
- a CDS encoding hypothetical protein (EggNog:ENOG503NTYG; COG:S), producing MSAATMAPNMAAAPQVTPATLVTLKVNYHGSTRRFKLPLREMVPAFLENRIRGVLNIRPDADVVFERYSDSATSYVVLDKANTSVYKQLYRAAKAKQKLRLRVTVKETPAQASLDSLIQAAEPAETPVEKVAEEPVEKPTLPIPKELIETRITEAKAAVAAREGPKPASVADEVEEEAPAAVSSPAETSEEIEQPTPVEPVQPLKIPDAVLADYEMAISKLEQQSQARFAAEMNLVPPAIRSNYAVCCNSCDKNVPDMHYHCSKCDGGDFDLCPGCVDQGVACYGADHWLIKRFIKNGVIISSTTETLPPKQVKQAAPPSPPSPPSPAAEKPSTPSASERIIPIFNGLAYSSMRTCNCCVRELPEVDFVHCSTCEDYDLCRSCFAKNTHGHHPKHTFVAAVEGTRLEPDVVRRLGAGRGQKHNAICDGCDTNIRGIRHKCLNCPDWDYCSECMANASFIHPGHRFVPIYEPLEYAGISDLFARPTHQGICCDGPLCSANRNNYTYITGDRYKCAVCNDTDFCEACEASPANTHNKTHPLIKFKTPVRHVSVTTTGENENGRAIPTMGDRRPRVTTSRATETVNAPVLSSSNVQTVIDVKPVEHEINKEVEEKPAEKVEIKTETTEVRPVEQVAPATPAELVAVFIKDTVADGTVMEPNHVFEQTWILRNEGKTAWPAGCSVMFVGGDYMGHVDSTHPAATQDLRASNVSTVCYSPILPGEEFPFTVLLRTPLRTGRIVSNWRLTTPDGLKFGHRLWCDVKVEQPKSVAPVVSEPVKEEREVIAKPEPALAPKEEVQLHQSQMIFPKLEKESPVSSLHEDDKSESAVTYEQYEDCEDDDWDAAESEEGFMTDEEYDILDASDEEYSEAHSRK from the exons ATGTCCGCCGCCACTATGGCCCCTAACATGGCGGCAGCTCCTCAGGTCACGCCAGCTACTCTTGTCACCCTCAAAGTCAACTATCATGGCTCAACCCGCCGATTCAAGCTCCCTCTGCGGGAAATGGTTCCTGCGTTTCTGGAAAACAGG ATCCGAGGAGTTCTGAACATTCGCCCCGATGCCGATGTTGTGTTTGAAAGATACTCCGACTCTGCCACCTCTTACGTAGTGCTGGACAAGGCCAACACCTCAGTATACAAGCAGCTCTACCGTGCTGCTAAAGCTAAGCAGAAGCTCAGGCTTCGTGTGACAGTGAAGGAGACGCCAGCACAAGCATCCCTCGATTCGCTCATTCAAGCTGCCGAGCCCGCTGAAACCCCCGTGGAGAAGGTTGCCGAAGAGCCTGTCGAAAAGCCAACTCTGCCGATTCCGAAAGAGTTGATTGAGACCAGAATTACCGaagccaaggctgccgtGGCCGCCAGGGAAGGACCTAAGCCTGCTTCGGTGGccgatgaggttgaggaagaagcacCTGCAGCAGTCTCGAGCCCTGCCGAAACTTCCGAGGAGATCGAGCAACCTACACCCGTCGAGCCAGTCCAACCTCTGAAGATCCCAGACGCCGTCCTCGCTGATTACGAAATGGCCATTTCGAAGTTGGAGCAACAGAGTCAGGCACGTTTCGCTGCCGAGATGAACCTCGTGCCCCCTGCTATCAGGTCAAACTATGCTGTTTGCTGTAACAGCTGCGACAAGAATGTTCCTGACATGCATTATCACTGCTCAAAGTGCGACGGCGGCGATTTCGATCTCTGCCCGGGGTGTGTGGATCAAGGTGTCGCTTGCTACGGCGCTGACCACTGGTTGATCAAGCGGTTCATCAAGAACGGCGTTatcatcagcagcaccaccgagACGCTGCCTCCCAAGCAGGTCAAGCAAGcagctcctccctcccctccatctcccccaagccCTGCGGCCGAGAagccatccaccccctcagcTTCAGAGCGCATCATTCCCATTTTTAACGGCCTCGCCTACTCCAGCATGCGCACTTGCAACTGCTGCGTCCGGGAGCTCCCCGAGGTGGACTTTGTCCACTGCTCGACCTGCGAGGATTATGACCTTTGCCGAAGTTGTTTCGCCAAGAACACCCATGGTCACCACCCCAAGCACACCTTCGTTGCCGCTGTTGAGGGTACACGCTTGGAGCCTGATGTGGTTCGCCGTCTCGGTGCTGGCCGTGGCCAAAAGCACAATGCCATTTGCGACGGTTGCGATACTAACATTCGCGGCATTCGTCACAAGTGCCTGAACTGTCCTGACTGGGATTATTGCAGCGAGTGCATGGCGAACGCCTCTTTTATTCACCCCGGTCATCGGTTCGTGCCCATCTACGAGCCACTCGAGTACGCCGGTATTTCCGACTTGTTCGCCCGCCCTACTCACCAGGGTATCTGCTGCGACGGTCCCCTCTGCTCAGCTAACCGCAACAACTACACCTACATCACGGGAGACCGTTACAAGTGCGCTGTTTGCAATGATACCGACTTTTGCGAGGCTTGCGAAGCCAGCCCTGCCAACACCCACAACAAAACTCATCCTCTCATCAAGTTCAAGACGCCCGTTAGACACGTCagcgtcaccaccacaggaGAAAATGAGAACGGCCGTGCCATCCCTACCATGGGAGATCGCCGTCCTCGTGTGACCACTTCTCGAGCTACCGAGACTGTCAACGCCCCTGTGCTGTCGTCTTCCAACGTGCAGACTGTCATTGACGTGAAGCCCGTGGAGCACGAGATCaacaaggaggtggaggagaagcctgcTGAGAAGGTCGAGATCAAGACTGAGACGACCGAGGTGAGGCCTGTGGAGCAGGTTGCTCCTGCCACTCCAGCTGAGCTCGTCGCCGTGTTCATCAAGGACACCGTTGCTGATGGCACCGTCATGGAGCCCAACCACGTCTTTGAGCAGACCTGGATTCTTCGCAACGAGGGCAAGACAGCGTGGCCCGCTGGCTGCTCTGTCATGTTTGTTGGCGGCGACTATATGGGTCATGTTGACTCGACTCACCCGGCTGCTACCCAGGACCTCCGTGCGTCCAACGTCTCGACTGTCTGCTattcccccatcctccctggAGAGGAATTCCCCTTCACTGTCTTGCTCAGAACTCCTCTACGCACCGGTAGAATTGTTTCCAACTGGCGTTTGACCACTCCCGATGGTCTCAAGTTCGGCCATCGCCTATGGTGCGACGTCAAGGTCGAGCAACCCAAGTCGGTCGCTCCTGTTGTTTCCGAGCCAGTGAAGGAGGAGCGCGAGGTCATCGCCAAGCCCGAGCCTGCGCTTGCACCCAAGGAAGAGGTTCAGCTTCACCAGAGCCAGATGATCTTCCCCAAGCTTGAGAAGGAATCGCCCGTCTCCAGCTTGCACGAGGATGACAAGTCTGAGTCGGCGGTTACGTACGAGCAGTACGAAGACTgcgaggatgatgactggGATGCTGCCGAGTCGGAGGAGGGATTCATGACCGACGAAGAATACGACATCCTCGATGCTTCCGACGAGGAATACTCCGAGGCTCATTCTCGCAAATAA
- the NOP13 gene encoding Nucleolar protein 13 (BUSCO:EOG092645U1; COG:A; EggNog:ENOG503P0BK): protein MASDPSSPPSSPEVKKDKISSKKRKTDLTEIEVDVNLPEPPSKKAKRLLKKGKSLPAKPKSDDGGSNSDSDTPKTDKTKKEKKERSPYGIWIGNLRFTVTKPELKQWFVDNSGGTITLDDITRVHLPTAKPTSAPGAGPKNPTENRGFAYVDFATFEANVAAIALSETEWYRRKVLIKDAKSFEGRPEKKEEPAPVDLTNGAKSSTAATTATPASTSTKVFVGNLSFQVTEDDLREHFHKCGPIRWVKVATFEDTGKCKGYGWVNFETADAAQWAVKGFVKVKETIDTVEDFMDVDEKEEDKADDGTEKQAEEKDGNDDEEKEEKPKKKAVPKEEPRVKTRKWWVNQLLGRTLKIELAEDDQTRYQKRFRGKGAAQRREQNGAGGEGVAEVKEKKVWVPMKERRMEAKGAKFHQDINVARLTGAVVAPAGKKTTFE, encoded by the coding sequence ATGGCATCCgatccatcctctccaccatcctctcccgaGGTCAAGAAAGACAAGatctcctccaaaaagcGCAAGACCGACCTCACCGAAATCGAAGTCGATGTCAACCTCCCCgaacccccctccaaaaaggCCAAACGTCTCCTCAAAAAAGGCAAATCCCTTCCGGCAAAGCCCAAATCTGACGACGGGGGCTCCAACTCTGACTCCGACACCCCCAAGACCGATAAGaccaaaaaggaaaagaaagaacgCTCCCCCTACGGCATCTGGATCGGCAACCTCCGCTTCACAGTCACAAAGCCAGAACTCAAACAGTGGTTTGTCGACAACTCGGGCGGCACCATCACTTTGGACGACATCACCCGCGTCCAtctccccaccgccaaacccacctcGGCCCCCGGCGCCGGTCCGAAAAACCCCACCGAAAACCGTGGCTTTGCCTACGTCGATTTCGCCACCTTTGAAGCCAACGTCGCGGCCATTGCCCTCTCAGAAACGGAATGGTACCGCCGCAAAGTCCTCATCAAAGACGCCAAGTCCTTCGAGGGCCGTccagaaaagaaggaagagcCCGCGCCTGTTGACCTCACCAATGGGGCTAAGTCATCTACCGCTGCTACCACCGCCACTCCAGCGAGCACATCAACCAAGGTCTTTGTGGGGAATCTATCCTTCCAGGTAACGGAGGATGATCTGAGGGAACACTTCCACAAGTGTGGGCCGATCAGATGGGTGAAGGTGGCTACGTTTGAGGATACGGGCAAGTGCAAGGGATACGGGTGGGTGAATTTTGAGACTGCGGACGCGGCGCAGTGGGCGGTAAAGGGGTttgtcaaggtcaaggagacgATCGACACGGTGGAGGATTTTATGGAtgtggatgagaaggaggaggacaaaGCCGACGACGGCACGGAGAAGCAAGCGGAGGAAAAGGATGgcaatgatgatgaggagaaagaggagaagcCAAAAAAGAAGGCTGTGCCAAAAGAGGAACCCAGAGTCAAGACGAGGAAATGGTGGGTTAATCAGCTGTTGGGCAGGACGCTCAAGATTgagctggcggaggacgaCCAGACGAGATACCAAAAGAGGTTCAGAGGGAAGGGCGCTGCCCAAAGGAGGGAGCAGaatggtgctggtggtgaaggtgtTGCAGAGGttaaggagaagaaggtgtggGTGCcgatgaaggagaggaggatggaggccAAGGGGGCCAAGTTCCACCAGGATATCAACGTGGCTAGGCTTACTGGTGCGGTTGTTGCGCCGGCGGGCAAGAAGACCACTTTCGAGTAG
- the STS1 gene encoding Tethering factor for nuclear proteasome sts1 (COG:U; EggNog:ENOG503NW4S), which yields MNAVLSPQPPIFPHQHETTRISPSRSMSPYNNMASRKRKADDDNDDMSVSPLSSPALPSRPIVRPSKKIRQANDDVAARPLSLPRLLETLTNDQLRTVLQTICERHPDIGHEVVTSAPRPTVACALDILAGYQEKLHDATPLGHTNSDYAYFRVKQQLGALLDAISDFTSQFLPPLEQQTNISLQFLDGVTKVIHELPDWENQSHRHHKDAAYDEISAAWALVITEASKRGGGFIVHTGGWDQRLVKHNQQSGGKMGQAINALAVEVGWQGQNPITDTPAPSGRDPNSILNQLINGAYGSPVRVGPW from the exons ATGAACGCTGTGTTGTCACCGCAACCACCGATTTTCCCTCATCAGCACGAAACCACCCGGATCTCGCCCTCTCGATCCA TGTCACCATATAACAACATGGCATCCAGAAAGAGGAAGGCCGACGACGATAACGACGACATGTCGGTCTCGCCCCTGAGCTCACCAGCCCTTCCATCCAGACCGATTGTCAGGCCGTCAAAAAAGATCCGACAAGCCAACGACGACGTAGCCGCCCGCCCGCTGTCACTACCCCGTCTTCTCGAAACTCTCACCAACGACCAGCTCCGAACAGTCCTCCAAACCATTTGCGAACGACACCCCGATATTGGGCACGAGGTGGTCACTAGCGCGCCACGACCGACCGTCGCCTGTGCGCTCGATATATTGGCCGGGTACCAGGAGAAGCTACACGATGCAACTCCACTTGGCCATACGAACTCCGACTATGCCTATTTCCGAGTGAAGCAACAGCTGGGCGCCCTCCTCGATGCCATTTCCGATTTCACGTCACAATTCCTCCCGCCGTTGGAGCAGCAGACAAACATATCATTGCAGTTTTTGGACGGTGTCACCAAAGTCATTCACGAACTCCCCGACTGGGAAAACCAATCACATCGCCACCACAAGGATGCTGCGTACGATGAGATTTCGGCGGCATGGGCACTTGTCATCACGGAAGCTTCAAAAAGGGGCGGAGGTTTTATCGTTCATACCGGAGGCTGGGACCAGAGGCTAGTAAAGCACAATCAACAGTCAGGAGGCAAAATGGGACAGGCCATCAACGCCTTGGCGGTGGAAGTCGGATGGCAAGGACAGAACCCGATTACCGACACACCGGCTCCGTCAGGGAGGGACCCTAATTCGATCTTGAACCAGCTTATTAACGGTGCATACGGTTCACCCGTTCGTGTTGGACCTTGGTAA
- the RAD52 gene encoding DNA repair protein rad52 (BUSCO:EOG09261PJZ; EggNog:ENOG503NXP6; COG:L) has translation MPAPGDQHTSIINPFEDQKPVINEFTAQQIATLQSRLDKQLGPEYLSVRAGPGGSKLHYITAEKVISLANEIFGFNGWSSSIQNFQIDFVDEDPKTLKVSLGLSVIVRVTLRDGTYHEDLGYGHIENCRGKAAAFEKAKKEGTTDALKRALRHFGNVLGNCIYDKEYLKKIGSIRAAPTKLNQDNLHRHPDFVKSTTGPVAAQVAAPPQPQPAAPAPAPATAPTPAPAAAPSFEDFLGELDEADFMISEEGHPDEVLITNSASDASTVSVNDKSVSNGSTGNQMQPPAARPLARTGSAGTSQFSRPQQQPQTPNPMSRTNAFVGAGSQMNSNNNNGPRPSTGQFTSGNQFNQNRPSIQQNNNYNQPPRPPVAQNGAPQTNGQNNNTANGNNNNNNNNNNNNNNNNNNNNNNNNNNNNNAAPAVAPAEVGFFSARAVKDIPEDALVAGQVTPLKAGMGFNPRAESPSIRKTPGIDHSTSKPLSRSGQHVPPTKTAETKPASGPVPRPGGTGVVPYQRPSIAGVTNPQLDSTRRIGVPGSGPGSPLANRNQYRPPTIKRPAPDAGNGNGQQQNGTREPLADGNKNAPIAQQANGGVPGPEAKRPRVA, from the exons ATGCCTGC TCCCGGCGACCAGCACACAAGCATTATCAACCCCTTCGAGGACCAGAAGCCCGTGATCAATGAGTTTACAGCTCAGCAAATAGCTACTCTCCAAAGCCGGCTTGACAAGCAACTGGGTCCCGAGTACCTCTCCGTCCGCGCAGGCCCCGGCGGTTCAAAGCTCCACTACATTACCGCCGAAAAGGTCATTTCCCTCGCCAACGAAATCTTTGGCTTCAATGGGTGGTCGTCCAGCATTCAGAACTTTCAGATCGACTTTGTCGACGAGGATCCCAAGACCTTGAAAGTAAGCCTCGGGCTTTCGGTCATTGTACGAGTGACGCTCCGCGATGGGACCTACCATGAGGACTTGGGATATGGGCACATCGAGAACTGCAGAGGAAAGGCGGCTGCATTtgagaaggcaaagaaggaggggacgACTGATGCGCTCAAGCGGGCGTTGAGGCACTTTGGCAATGTGTTGGGGAACTGCATCTACGACAAGGAGTACCTGAAGAAAATCGGGAGTATAAGGGCAGCCCCGACAAAACTCAACCAAGACAACTTACATAGACACCCGGACTTTGTGAAGTCGACGACTGGGCCGGTTGCCGCACAAgttgctgctcctccacaacctcagcctGCCGCACCGGCGCCGGCACCCGCAACAGCCCCAACTCCCGCTCCGGCCGCCGCACCG TCGTTTGAGGATTTTCTTGGTGAGCTCGATGAGGCCGACTTTATGATTAGTGAAGAGGGTCACCCAGACGAGGTTCTTATCACCAACTCAGCATCCGATGCAAGTACTGTTAGTGTCAACGATAAGTCAGTAAGTAATGGCAGCACCGGGAATCAGATGCAACCTCCAGCAGCGAGGCCCCTTGCGAGAACTGGATCTGCTGGCACCAGTCAGTTCTCTcggcctcaacagcaaccgcaGACGCCTAATCCGATGTCACGGACAAACGCCTTCGTTGGAGCGGGTAGCCAGAtgaacagcaacaacaataatGGTCCACGGCCATCGACAGGGCAGTTCACTTCCGGGAACCAGTTCAACCAGAACCGGCCTTCCATCCAACAgaacaacaactacaaccaaccacctcgacctcctgTGGCCCAAAATGGTGCTCCCCAGACCAACGGtcagaacaacaacactgCCAACggcaataacaacaacaacaacaacaacaacaacaacaacaacaacaacaacaacaacaacaacaacaacaacaacaacaacaacaacaacgccgcTCCAGCCGTGGCCCCAGCGGAGGTCGGTTTCTTCTCGGCTCGGGCAGTGAAAGACATACCGGAAGACGCCCTCGTCGCTGGCCAGGTTACTCCCCTCAAGGCAGGAATGGGCTTCAACCCCCGTGCCGAAAGCCCTTCGATTCGCAAGACCCCCGGCATCGACCACAGCACATCCAAGCCCCTGTCAAGAAGCGGGCAGCATGTTCCCCCAACTAAGACGGCCGAAACCAAACCAGCTAGCGGCCCTGTACCACGACCAGGAGGCACGGGTGTTGTCCCATATCAACGTCCAAGCATCGCCGGAGTTACGAATCCTCAGTTAGACTCTACAAGACGGATCGGGGTACCTGGTTCAGGACCGGGTAGCCCGCTAGCGAACAGGAACCAGTACCGGCCGCCTACGATCAAGAGACCTGCCCCTGATGCCGGGAATGGCAATGGGCAACAGCAGAATGGCACGAGGGAGCCGTTGGCGGATGGGAATAAGAACGCGCCGATTGCGCAGCAGGCGAATGGGGGGGTTCCGGGACCAGAGGCCAAGAGGCCGAGGGTTGCTTAG